A single Loxodonta africana isolate mLoxAfr1 chromosome 24, mLoxAfr1.hap2, whole genome shotgun sequence DNA region contains:
- the TRMT6 gene encoding tRNA (adenine(58)-N(1))-methyltransferase non-catalytic subunit TRM6 — MEGSGEEPGPQPPQPPQLGDHRIRDGDFVVLKREDVFKAVQVQRRKKVTFEKQWFYLDNAIGHSYGTTFEVTSGGSLQPKKKKEEPTSETKEAGIDNRNIIDDGKSQKLTQDDIKALKDKGIKGEEIVQQLIENSTTFRDKTEFAQDKYIKKKKKKYEAVVTVVKPSTRILSVMYYAREPGKINHMRYDTLAQMLTLGNIRAGNKMIVMETCAGLVLGAMMERMGGFGSIIQLYPGGGPVRAATACFGFPKSFLSGLYEFPLNKVDSLLNGTFSSEMLSSESKGSASVEESNGITEEKQASEQENEDSMAEAPESTLPEEQETMEIVSEDPEDKDPKERGSKKDYIQEKQRRQEEQRKRHLEAAALLNERNADGLIVASRFHPIPLLMSLLDFVAPSRPFVVYCQYKEPLLECYTKLRERGGVINLRLSETWLRNYQVLPDRSHPKLLMSGGGGYLLSGFTVAMDNVKTDTSLKPNVSTLELKNTEEPAAKKRKCLESDS, encoded by the exons AAAAGTAACGTTTGAAAAACAGTGGTTCTATCTGGATAATGCCATTGGCCATAGTTACGGAACCACATTTGAAGTGACCAGCGGAGGCAGTCTTCAGCccaagaagaagaaggaagagccTACTTCAG AGACAAAAGAAGCAGGCATTGACAATCGAAATATAATCGACGATGGGAAATCTCAGAAACTTACTCAAGATGACATAAAAGCCTTGAAGGACAAGGGCATTAAAGGAGAG GAAATAGTTCAGCAGTTAATTGAAAATAGTACCACATTCCGGGACAAGACAGAATTTGCTcaagataaatatataaaaaagaagaagaaaaa aTACGAAGCCGTTGTTACCGTGGTGAAGCCATCTACCCGCATTCTTTCAGTTATGTATTATGCAAGAGAACCTGGAAAAATTAA CCACATGAGATACGATACACTAGCCCAGATGCTGACGTTGGGAAATATTCGTGCTGGCAATAAAATGATCGTAATGGAGACCTGTGCGGGTTTGGTGCTGGGTGCGATGATGGAACGAATGGGAG GTTTTGGTTCCATTATTCAGCTGTATCCCGGAGGTGGACCCGTTCGGGCAGCGACAGCATGTTTTGGATTTCCCAAATCTTTCCTCAGTGGTCTTTATGAATTCCCCCTCAACAAAGTGGACAGTCTCCTAAATGGGACGTTTTCATCCGAGATGTTGTCTTCAGAGTCAAAAGGCAGTGCTTCGGTTGAAGAAAGTAACGGCATAACTGAGGAAAAACAGGCTTCTGAACAGGAGAATGAAGACAGCATGGCAGAAGCCCCAGAGAGCACCCTCCCAGAAGAACAAGAAACAATGGAAATCGTTTCTGAAGATCCAGAAGATAAGGACCCTAAAGAGAGAGGAAGCAAAAAGGATTAT ATTCAGGAGAAGCAAAGGAGACAAGAAGAGCAGAGGAAAAGACATTTAGAGGCCGCAGCTCTGCTGAATGAAAGAAACGCAGATGG TTTAATTGTAGCAAGCCGTTTCCATCCCATTCCACTGCTGATGTCCTTGCTGGACTTTGTGGCCCCTTCCAGGCCATTTGTAGTCTACTGTCAATATAAAGAG CCTCTGTTGGAATGCTACACAAAACTGCGGGAGAGGGGAGGGGTCATCAACCTCAGGCTGTCTGAAACCTGGCTCAGAAATTACCAG GTTTTGCCAGATCGAAGTCATCCCAAACTGCTGATGAGTGGAGGTGGGGGGTACCTACTCTCAGGCTTCACTGTGGCCATGGACAATGTCAAGACAGACACCAGCCTCAAACCCAATGTCAGCACTTTAGAACTGAAGAATACTGAGGAGCCAGCAGCAAAAAAACGGAAATGCCTAGAATCTGACTCATAA